A window of Plasmodium brasilianum strain Bolivian I chromosome 8, whole genome shotgun sequence contains these coding sequences:
- a CDS encoding 60S ribosomal protein L26, with translation MSSKLSKELRLKYKTRSLPIRKDDEVLICRGHNHGREGKVVKINRKRFKIYVERVTREKVNGESTFIGIHPSNVILTKLKIDKNQYHINSKLLLTYYSVVIHLFKYDENRKEQNANIPGRTMNRGQRKNPEEKEDNKEKQINANRYIKKNKEKQINDEESLTNGLSTHISKLHTTKNEQVFHVNKPFLPSLDGIKNKILNPNDLSYNDKKRITSYHSDEEIKNMHKKASSCPNLLKKNKIIFKRSESFAGILLHKNANVRDLSKLPFSNNLNEHNNKNTSKEINIVFSEKSFTQSDNTYSEDDNETSEESLTEYGEKFSEDSLGMCEQEEMAEEVTQEKSTPTIANEQTKEYSLKQQHIKFRETTKSLTISRDENYEKLPPKKCNSSYINDRGVIIYF, from the exons ATGTCCTCTAAGTTGTCGAAAGAATTAAGATTAAAATATAAG ACTCGTTCACTGCCAATCAGAAAAGACGACGAAGTCCTCATTTGTAGAGGTCACAATCATGGAAGGGAGGGGAaagttgtaaaaataaacagaaagagatttaaaatatacgtGGAAAGAGTAACAAGGGAAAAAGTAAATGGTGAGTCGACATTTATAGGTATTCACCCAAGCAATGTTATATTGACGAAActaaaaattgataaaaatc AATATCATATAAACTCAAAATTGCTGTTAACATATTATTCTGTTGTTATTCACCTTTTC AAATATGACGAAAACCGCAAAGAACAAAATGCCAACATCCCGGGAAGAACAATGAACAGGGGACAAAGAAAAAACCCTGAGGAGAAAGAAGacaataaagaaaaacaaataaacgcAAATaggtatattaaaaagaataaagaaaaacaaataaacgaTGAGGAATCATTAACAAATGGGTTAAGTACACACATAAGTAAGCTCCACACAACTAAAAATGAACAAGTTTTCCACGTGAACAAACCTTTCTTGCCCTCACTGGACGggataaagaataaaatattaaatccAAATGACCTATcctataatgataaaaagagAATTACTTCTTATCATTCGGATGAAGagattaaaaatatgcacaaaAAGGCTAGCAGTTGTCCTAACttgttgaaaaaaaataaaataatttttaaaaggtcAGAATCTTTTGCTggtatattattacataaaaatgcaAATGTTAGAGACCTATCGAAGTTACCTTTTTCTAATAACTTAAATGaacacaataataaaaatacatcaAAAGAGATTAATATTGTCTTTTCTGAAAAATCGTTTACACAAAGTGATAACACATATTCAGAAGACGATAATGAAACGTCTGAGGAATCCTTAACAGAGTACGGagaaaaatt CAGTGAGGACTCCCTAGGCATGTGCGAACAAGAAGAAATGGCAGAGGAGGTTACTCAGGAAAAAAGTACACCAACAATCGCGAACGAACAGACAAAAGAATATTCCCTTAAACAGCAACACATAAAATTTAGAGAAACAACAAAATCGCTAACAATATCTAGAgatgaaaattatgaaaagcTACCtccaaaaaaatgtaattctAGCTATATCAATGATAGAGgagttataatatatttttaa
- a CDS encoding major facilitator superfamily-related transporter, with product MRKLRSKITIFLFMYSIATTAIVYQNYIFIANIFKKYRAFEWLCKNEKEQRDNDFFLCKEQENYIQFLLVTGLIIQFISGSIGSILIKIFSKKKYISQVAFIFLFIGWTLLSVALHYSKSYMDIYALSAAKSSYHSDVTNNRHSGARSSAHIIVTDMQKMFQLISLLFNISFICFGIGSDNSYLPIIYYINEIYPVKDNIMEKSNKTEKSKLNTFKTIMRNKNYILISTMSSLAVLSLFVGNVIIITLDFLEFKKNVIVIILVYILICIFPSFFIANMLEYKKNYVQQTKKEIDEQEYSGKYIHEQENSYKHICNSDPAKDIAKSIGKEDISSNAVIYIVNYENQDNSGKNKNEKLDKCTPEKNVHFEEIKTDGGRSTCTYINEKKEEKKVEKKEEKKMKGFFKNISCRTLKKQLVSPFYIFIVVEFFIITFSICFFMFSLFDIYENNVFGNTLNIYSLILPSSFIITLIFGIVADVISIYNFISFNLILGILVFALIFIYYKTASVIIGYVSLIIYFFHQSFFANHMYMYMSTVFKEENFSVLIGIINTFASFAFFLSFKIYEHIKYQKHNSTYKEIITQVIFSSYLIVFLFHIFYIKRNAQSSSGIPNFSVTP from the coding sequence ATGCGGAAATTAAGAAGCAAAATTacgatatttttatttatgtacagCATTGCAACAACTGCAATAGTGTATCagaattacatatttatagctaatatatttaaaaaatatagagcATTCGAATGgttatgtaaaaatgaaaaagaacaaagggacaatgatttttttttatgtaaagagcaagaaaattatatacaatttttactAGTTACAGGGTTAATTATTCAATTTATATCAGGCTCAATTGGtagtatattaattaaaattttttcgaaaaaaaaatatatttcacaagtagcttttatttttttatttatcggATGGACCTTATTAAGTGTAGCCTTGCATTATTCAAAAAGTTACATGGACATTTATGCGCTCAGCGCCGCAAAGAGTAGTTATCATAGCGACGTAACGAATAATCGTCATAGCGGTGCGCGCAGTAGTGCACACATCATAGTGACGGACATGCAGAAGATGTTTCAACTGATCTCTCTACTCTTTAACATTTCGTTTATTTGTTTCGGAATTGGTTCCGACAATTCGTACTTACCCATTATTTACTacattaatgaaatatatccAGTTAAAGATAACATTATGGAAAAGTCGAATAAGACAGAAAAGAGCAAATTAAACACATTCAAAACGATtatgagaaataaaaattatatactaaTTAGTACTATGTCCTCCTTAGCTGTTTTGAGTTTATTTGTTGGTAATGTGATAATCATTACATTGGACTTtttagaatttaaaaaaaatgttattgtCATTATTCTGGTGTATATATTGATATGTATATTCCCCTCCTTTTTCATAGCTAATATGTTagagtataaaaaaaattatgtacaacAAACAAAGAAAGAAATAGATGAGCAGGAATATTCAGGTAAATACATTCATGAACAGGAGAATAgttataagcatatatgtaatagTGATCCTGCGAAAGATATTGCAAAAAGTATAGGAAAAGAAGATATTAGTAGCAATGCCGTTATTTATATAGTGAATTATGAAAATCAAGACAATAgtgggaaaaataaaaatgaaaaattggaTAAGTGTACACCTGAAAAAAATGTCCATTTTGAGGAGATTAAAACAGATGGTGGTAGAagcacatgtacatatatcaatgaaaaaaaagaggaaaaaaaagtggaaaaaaaagaggaaaaaaaaatgaaaggtttttttaaaaatattagctGTAGAACTCTGAAGAAACAACTTGTTTCcccattttatatatttattgtagtagaattttttataattacatttagcatttgtttttttatgttttcgttatttgatatatacgaaaataatgtatttggaaatacattaaatatatattctcttATTTTACCCTCCAGTTTTATTATCACGTTAATATTTGGAATAGTAGCAGATGTTATcagtatttataattttatcagTTTTAATTTGATACTAGGAATTTTAGTATTCGCgctaatatttatttattataaaacagCTAGTGTTATCATTGGATACGTatctttaattatttatttttttcatcaaagtttttttgcaaatcacatgtacatgtacatgtcaACTGTATTTAAAGAGGAAAATTTCTCAGTTTTAATTGGAATTATTAATACGTTTGCATcctttgctttttttttgtcttttaaaatatatgaacatatcaAATATCAGAAGCATAATAGTAcctataaagaaataataacacaagtcattttttcttcataccTTATAGTTTTCTTGTTTCATATATTCtacataaaaagaaatgcACAGAGCTCCTCCGGCATACCCAATTTTTCGGTTACCCCTTGA
- a CDS encoding glycogen synthase kinase 3 produces MKDWHTDENTGACQENEKTNNKEQVSSNKCVSNKKNDNGNSRSTSSKCNNEDKNKITENEINKSNNKSYKLGGIVGNGSFGIVYEAICLDSSEKVAIKKVLQDPQYKNRELLIMKNLNHINIIYLKDYYYTECIKKNEKSVFLNVVMEYIPQTVHKYMKYYARNNQSLPLILVKLYSYQLCRALAYLHSKLICHRDLKPQNLLVDPKTHTLKLCDFGSAKNLLMGQRSVSYICSRFYRAPELMLGSTNYTTHIDLWSLGCIIAEMILGYPLFSGQSSVDQLVRIIQVLGTPTEEQMKVMNPNYADVKFPNVKPKDLKKVFPKGTSEDAINLVSQFLKYEPLKRLSPIEALADPFFDDLRDPCIKLPKYIDKLPELFNFSDVEIKEMSDACRRKILPKSVYEKFEECALKNSNDNINVNKDINKEINESNLEKNKSNNKPRLIIES; encoded by the exons atgaaagatTGGCATACTG ATGAGAACACAGGTGCATGCCaagaaaacgaaaaaacaaacaataAAGAGCAAGTCAGCAGTAACAAATGCGTATCGAACAAAAAGAACGACAATGGGAATTCAAGGAGTACGAGCagtaaatgtaataatgaagataaaaataaaattacagagaatgaaataaataaatcaaataatAAATCGTACAAATTAGGTGGTATAGTTGGCAATGGAAGTTTTGGTATTGTCTATGAAGCTATTTGTCTTGATTCATCGGAAAAAGTAgcaattaaaaaagttttacaAGATccacaatataaaaatagagaattattaataatgaaaaatttgaatcatatcaatataatatatttaaaagattattattatacagaatgtattaaaaaaaatgaaaagagtGTATTTCTAAATGTAGTGATGGAATATATTCCACAAactgtacataaatatatgaaatattatgcTAGAAATAATCAATCTCTACCTCttattttagtaaaattatattcatatcaATTATGTAGAGCTTTAGCTTATCTACATTCTAAATTGATTTGTCATAGGGACTTAAAACCACAAAACTTATTAGTTGATCCAAAAACACATACATTAAAACTATGCGATTTTGGTAGtgcaaaaaatttattaatggGTCAACGCAGTGTTTCCTATATTTGCTCTAGATTTTATAGAGCACCTGAACTGATGTTAGGCTCTACAAATTACACTACTCATATCGATTTATGGTCTTTAG GATGCATAATAGCGGAAATGATTTTGGGGTATCCCCTGTTTTCTGGTCAGTCCAGTGTTGACCAGTTAGTTAGAATAATACAAGTACTAG GTACGCCAACCGAAGAACAGATGAAAGTAATGAACCCGAATTATGCGGATGTTAAATTTCCCAACGTTAAACcaaaagatttaaaaaag GTATTCCCAAAAGGCACGTCGGAAGACGCTATAAATTTAGTAtctcaatttttaaaatatgaaccGTTAAAAAGGCTTAGTCCAATTGAG gCACTGGCTGATCCATTTTTTGATGATCTGAGGGATCCATGTATTAA GCTTCCAAAATATATTGACAAACTACCTGAACTGTTCAATTTTTCCGACGTGGAAATTAAAGAAATGTCTGACGCGTGCAGGCGAAAAATATTACCCAAATCTGTTTATGAGAAATTTGAAGAATGTGCACTGAAAAACTCAAATGACAAcataaatgttaataaagatataaacaaagaaattaatgaatCCAATTTAGAGAAAAACAAATCAAATAATAAGCCTCGTCTAATAATTGAAAGTTGA
- a CDS encoding 26S proteasome regulatory subunit RPN12, whose protein sequence is MEGLKLFKELICSYHNISADELQNATQDDINRLFLISEDISEPKSCNISKCKELLTSLKLVLIHLPSVDPLIPINKKDINELLLARETLEKGVMISIMDGDIKSFTIYIAQLFIYYFDFNSILPKSKKQNGILGVYLLYLLSSNSIGEFHMILEIISIDDQNDTFIKYVLELEQHIMDGYFHYVLTRKDDIPLYLYSLFMERLYNTIRFKLADCIFSSSNSISLVYTCELLKFKNENELYQFITDYNETKTSQGENNLIWEVKNSKIFFNNQTVHVQELPALEILNNTIGYATELERIV, encoded by the coding sequence ATGGAGGGTTTAAAGCTCTTCAAAGAGCTTATATGTAGTTATCATAACATAAGCGCAGATGAATTACAGAACGCAACACAGGATGATATAAACAGGTTGTTCTTAATAAGTGAAGATATAAGTGAACCGAAAAGTTGCAATATATCTAAATGTAAAGAATTATTAACATCTTTAAAATTAGTGTTAATACATTTGCCATCCGTTGACCCATTAATaccaataaataaaaaagatataaatgaGTTATTATTAGCAAGAGAAACATTAGAAAAGGGTGTAATGATATCAATTATGGATGGTGATATAAAATCCTTTACTATATACATTGCAcagttatttatatactacTTTGATTTTAATAGTATCTTACcgaaaagtaaaaaacaaaatggtaTTTTAGGCgtttatttactttatttgtTATCATCGAATTCTATAGGTGAATTTCACATGATTTTAGAAATCATATCCATAGATGATCAGAATGACACGTTTATAAAATACGTTTTAGAATTAGAACAACATATTATGGATGGGTATTTCCATTATGTTCTAACTAGAAAAGATGATATAccattgtatttatattcattatttatggAAAGACTATATAATACTATTAGGTTTAAATTAGCTGATTGTATCTTTTCTTCATCAAACTCTATTAGTTTGGTATATACATGTGAACtactaaaatttaaaaatgaaaatgaactTTATCAATTCATTACAGACTATAATGAAACCAAAACTAGCCAAGGGGAAAACAACTTAATATGGGAAgtaaaaaatagcaaaatatttttcaacaATCAGACTGTACATGTGCAGGAACTTCCAGCTCTTGAGATACTGAACAACACCATAGGGTATGCTACCGAACTTGAGCGAATAGTCTGA